From one Culex quinquefasciatus strain JHB chromosome 3, VPISU_Cqui_1.0_pri_paternal, whole genome shotgun sequence genomic stretch:
- the LOC6050003 gene encoding serine protease inhibitor 27A: MILQKVFNCIALFSFLLMVRKSAAADEEQLDGGRFQNIRNVEFDWILTKQVFAEKSNAVISPFLVKLMLVLLYEATGVGEISGANPLSTELRLVLEPNGDLQDTRTNYQQLLESVLKSDSMYDVRLDTKFFLDDFIDVASKYELIVEHFYNASAENVPFSKLREAVEVINDWANSVTQGRINKLVSEADITNSVIALASIASFKGQWKSPFPASNTRQGIFNGVQVDYMQQIDLLYYDDSTTLGAQLLRMPYQGGKFAMFFILPHQNQTVDDVLGRITPQVLHQALWYMDELDVNVTIPKFKFDFSVQLSESLQKIGIREIFSMDRTLPLLARGKGARDQVRISQVLQKVGITVDETGSDASVAGGITLTNKVNTVPDGLQLFNANRPFAFFIEDEATGLCLFAGKVENPTQL; this comes from the exons atgATATTGCAAAAAGTCTTCAATTGCATTGCTTTATTCA gttttttgttgaTGGTAAGAAAATCAGCAGCTGCTGATGAGGAACAGTTAGATGGTGGTCGGTTTCAAAACATTAGAAATGTTGAGTTCGACTGGATTCTTACGAAG CAAGTATTTGCAGAAAAGTCCAACGCAGTGATTTCACCGTTTCTTGTAAAATTGATGCTAGTTCTTTTGTACGAAGCTACCGGAGTTGGGGAGATTTCCGGTGCGAACCCACTCAGCACAGAGCTGCGACTAGTGCTGGAACCAAATGGAGATCTTCAGGATACCCGAACAAACTATCAACAGCTGCTGGAGTCAGTTTTGAAATCGGACAGCATGTACGATGTTCGCTTGGACACCAAATTCTTCTTGGATGACTTTATTGACGTAGCCTCAAAGTACGAACTCATCGTGGAGCACTTTTACAATGCTTCTGCTGAGAATGTGCCCTTTTCGAAACTACGGGAGGCAGTTGAGGTGATCAACGATTGGGCTAACTCCGTTACGCAGGGACGTATCAATAAGCTGGTTAGTGAAG CTGACATCACCAACTCAGTTATCGCGTTGGCCAGCATTGCTTCCTTCAAAGGACAGTGGAAATCCCCATTTCCAGCAAGTAATACAAGGCAGGGTATTTTCAACGGGGTTCAAGTAGATTACATGCAACAGATCGATCTGCTGTATTACGATGATTCGACCACGCTGGGAGCTCAGTTGCTTCGGATGCCATACCAGGGTGGGAAGTTCGCCATGTTCTTTATACTACCTCACCAGAATCAAACCGTTGATGATGTACTGGGTCGAATTACGCCGCAAGTTCTGCACCAAGCGCTGTGGTACATGGACGAGCTGGACGTCAACGTTACCATTCCCAAATTTAAGTTCGACTTCTCTGTACAGCTTAGTGAATCTTTACAGAAG ATTGGAATTCGAGAAATTTTCTCTATGGACAGAACCTTACCCTTACTGGCACGTGGAAAAGGGGCAAGAGATCAGGTTAGAATATCTCAGGTATTGCAGAAGGTTGGAATCACTGTTGACGAGACGGGAAGCGATGCCAGTGTGGCTGGAG GCATTACTTTGACCAACAAAGTCAACACTGTTCCAGATGGTTTGCAACTGTTCAATGCCAATCGACCTTTTGCGTTTTTCATCGAGGACGAGGCAACTGGTTTGTGCTTATTTGCTGGCAAAGTTGAGAACCCAACACAATTGTAA
- the LOC119769219 gene encoding uncharacterized protein LOC119769219 → MGDLQTLRKKQEILLNKLEVLNQFVEHYKAEEHECQLEVRLGMLNDVYLEFTNLRTKLELLLEEKDAAKYADAEPKVKQEVVSHREEANLQVVQEFDNKFCKVKAMLIAKRPVKDVAQTAPSVGDADTSFPLRVKLPDIHLPNFSGNLREWVTFRDTFKSLIHRNSKLTSMDKFTYLQSSLSGPALLEISGIDLSEENYSVAWNALEEEYGNKKLIVKAHLDVILDLEPLTKESYDGLSHLLGEFEKNLQMLDKMGEKTADWSTVMAHVLCSKLDSATLRNWETHHNSKDVPTYKALLEYLRAHCSVLQSIQRAKAKPSEQRPPKAAVCHTAVRSSNQCHFCSGPWHTPFRCFKFQKMTISERNDAVSRNKLCRNCLKPGHYPRTCEGGTCHHCHQKHHSMLHNDQMRSSVPQQQSRPTATTSVQRQQPRPQNTNQTTHTPANNAPANPTNLQTTDSQTTQPQTTSQNYVALPVTPTHNIILSTALIRIKDRFGNTLLARALLDSCSQHCLMTREFSRRLKFERQSSYLPIQGIGTSRCVSTQLVRADVGPRSDQISAYESEMQFHVLPKLNISLPTSYIDPATIQLPDWMFLADPEFHKTGPVDVIIGAEFYMDLLTDERVKPVADGPTLHNTVFGWIISGRLPGSVPESTSLVSVAAIDELLTRFWELETCRTKSTHSIEESTCEQLFEETTVRDETGRFVVTLPKKKYAVQRLGESRSTAIKRFLGLENGRAAGELAYYLPHHCVLRPDSTTTKLRVVFDASCRTSTGVALNDALMVGPVVQDDLLDIALRFRLHAVAIVADIAKMYRMIRVQPDDQRLQRIVWRDNADEPIRIYELTTVTYGTASAPYLATKCLQKLGEIGEKTHPSAAKVLKRDFYVDDMLAGAHTVAEGKELVAEMVDLMESGGFSLRKWHSNSRDILLDVPEHLRDERSLLELDTSDATVKTLGLVWEPSTDCFRFRSPKWNDVAVITKRVVASDMAMIFDPYGLIGPVVVQAKIFVQKLWRMELDWDAALPEDLQEYWREYRRNLAGLDSMSIPRWIGTGADDQNVQLHGFCDASVNAYGACIYIRTVSANGDVTVRLLASKSRIAPLENLKKKKRKQSIPRLELASALLLAHLYEKVANAINFRGKAFFWTDSMIVRCWLASLPSRWNQFVANRVSEIQHLTESGSWDHVPGIENPADIISRGMTPMQLQYSKLWFSGPDWLSLDHQHWPHAQVPNAADFDHEELEEHNAVAAVAHDAEPCRLFTANSSYTVTIRTTAVICRFCFNSRAANKHCRRVGPLTAEELEVALKKLVRLAQRECFPEEYDALSRDRAIPNNSRIAALNPRIIDGILCVGGRLQHAAVSDNRKHPYILDHRHPFTKLIVTHYHEAMFHAGQQLLISAVRERFWPINIRNLVREVIHKCVDCFRVKPKVLDQLMADLPPERVTPCTPFARVGVDYCGPFQFAYPQRRARPVKCFVAIFVCLVTKAVHLELAADLTTQAFLAALKRFTARRGKPKLVMCDNAKNFVGARRELSELAKLFISQQFEEEIIRETANDNIEFKFIPARSPNFGGLWESAVKSFKLLFKRTIGLYTLLYDEFQTVLVQIEAILNSRPLTPLSNDPADFEALTPGHFLIQRPLTAIPEPNLDHIPENRLSAWRTVQRYTQQLWKKWSNLYLSDLHNRTKWTKQKDNVAVGTMVLLKDENLPPLKWQLGRVSDIHPGADGNIRVVTVRTKDGSYQRAISKICILPIRDNLSTAQGEN, encoded by the coding sequence ATGGGCGATCTGCAGACTTTGCGGAAGAAGCAGGAGATCCTGCTGAATAAACTGGAGGTGCTGAATCAGTTCGTCGAGCACTACAAGGCGGAAGAACACGAGTGCCAGCTGGAAGTTCGACTCGGAATGCTGAACGACGTGTACCTGGAGTTTACGAACCTACGGACGAAGCTGGAGTTGCTGCTGGAAGAAAAGGATGCGGCCAAGTACGCGGATGCGGAGCCGAAGGTCAAGCAGGAGGTCGTGTCACATCGTGAAGAGGCCAATCTACAGGTGGTGCAGGAGTTCGACAACAAATTCTGCAAGGTCAAGGCGATGCTGATTGCGAAGCGGCCGGTTAAGGACGTCGCGCAGACAGCTCCAAGTGTTGGTGATGCGGATACCTCGTTTCCGTTGCGCGTCAAGCTGCCTGACATTCATCTGCCGAACTTCAGCGGAAATCTGCGCGAGTGGGTGACCTTCCGTGACACCTTCAAGAGTCTCATCCACCGGAACTCGAAGCTGACATCGATGGACAAGTTCACCTATCTCCAATCGTCTCTTTCTGGTCCTGCGTTGTTGGAGATCAGTGGCATCGACCTGTCGGAAGAAAACTACTCCGTCGCGTGGAACGCGCTGGAGGAGGAGTACGGAAACAAGAAGCTGATCGTGAAAGCCCACCTCGATGTCATTCTGGATCTGGAACCGCTGACCAAGGAGTCGTACGACGGTCTCAGCCACCTGCTCGGTGAGTTTGAGAAAAATCTGCAGATGTTGGACAAGATGGGCGAAAAGACTGCTGACTGGAGTACGGTTATGGCGCACGTCCTGTGCTCAAAGCTGGACTCGGCCACGCTTAGGAATTGGGAGACCCACCACAACAGCAAGGATGTCCCAACCTACAAGGCTCTACTGGAGTACTTGCGCGCCCACTGTTCGGTTCTTCAGTCGATCCAACGAGCGAAAGCGAAACCGTCGGAACAGCGCCCTCCGAAGGCAGCGGTCTGTCATACTGCTGTGCGGAGCAGCAACCAGTGTCACTTTTGCAGCGGCCCGTGGCACACCCCGTTCCGGTgcttcaagttccagaagatgacGATCTCGGAGCGCAACGACGCTGTTTCGAGGAACAAGTTGTGCAGAAACTGCCTGAAGCCTGGACATTACCCGCGGACGTGCGAAGGAGGAACTTGCCACCACTGTCACCAGAAACATCACTCGATGCTGCACAACGATCAGATGAGATCCTCCGTTCCACAACAGCAGTCGAGACCGACCGCGACGACCTCAGTACAGCGACAACAACCCAGACCACAGAACACAAATCAGACAACACACACTCCAGCCAACAATGCACCTGCTAATCCGACTAACCTACAGACTACAGACTCTCAAACCACACAGCCACAAACCACTAGTCAAAACTACGTTGCACTACCCGTCACGCCTACACACAACATCATCCTGTCAACCGCGCTCATCCGCATTAAAGACCGCTTTGGAAACACGCTGCTAGCGCGTGCGCTTCTTGACTCGTGCTCACAGCACTGTCTGATGACCAGAGAGTTCTCGCGAAGACTCAAATTCGAGCGACAATCGTCGTATTTGCCGATCCAAGGGATCGGAACTTCCCGTTGTGTGTCGACGCAGCTCGTGCGTGCAGATGTCGGTCCGCGTTCCGATCAGATTTCAGCGTACGAGTCGGAGATGCAGTTCCACGTCCTGCCCAAGCTCAACATTTCGTTGCCGACGTCGTACATCGACCCGGCTACAATTCAGCTGCCCGACTGGATGTTCCTGGCTGATCCGGAGTTCCACAAAACCGGTCCAGTGGACGTCATTATTGGTGCCGAATTCTACATGGACTTGCTGACGGACGAACGGGTGAAACCAGTTGCAGACGGCCCCACGCTGCACAACACGGTGTTTGGTTGGATCATTTCCGGCCGGCTTCCCGGCAGCGTTCCAGAATCGACGTCTCTCGTATCCGTCGCGGCAATCGACGAGCTGCTGACCAGATTTTGGGAACTGGAAACGTGCCGCACCAAGAGCACGCACTCGATCGAAGAATCCACGTGCGAGCAGCTGTTCGAGGAGACGACGGTTCGTGACGAAACTGGCAGATTTGTTGTGACGCTGCCCAAGAAGAAGTACGCTGTCCAGCGTCTCGGTGAGTCCAGATCAACAGCCATCAAACGCTTCCTGGGACTGGAGAACGGGAGAGCCGCGGGAGAGTTAGCGTATTACCTGCCACACCACTGCGTCTTGAGGCCGGACAGCACCACTACGAAGCTCCGCGTGGTGTTTGATGCTTCGTGTCGCACGTCTACCGGAGTTGCTCTGAACGATGCGCTCATGGTGGGACCAGTTGTGCAGGACGATTTACTGGACATTGCGCTACGCTTTCGACTCCACGCTGTTGCCATCGTCGCTGACATCGCCAAGATGTACCGTATGATTCGCGTCCAGCCTGACGACCAGAGACTGCAGAGAATCGTTTGGAGAGACAATGCTGACGAACCCATCCGAATCTACGAGCTGACAACTGTCACGTACGGAACGGCGTCTGCGCCGTATTTAGCGACCAAGTGCTTGCAAAAACTCGGTGAGATCGGAGAAAAGACGCACCCATCCGCTGCCAAGGTCCTCAAACGAGACTTCTACGTTGACGACATGCTGGCAGGTGCGCACACGGTCGCAGAAGGAAAAGAGCTAGTCGCCGAAATGGTCGATCTGATGGAATCTGGCGGATTCTCGTTGCGAAAGTGGCATTCAAACTCCCGAGACATCCTGCTCGACGTCCCGGAACATCTTCGCGACGAACGGTCTCTGCTTGAACTGGACACGTCTGACGCAACCGTCAAGACGCTCGGGCTCGTCTGGGAGCCCAGTACGGACTGTTTCCGTTTCAGATCGCCAAAGTGGAACGACGTTGCCGTGATCACGAAGCGTGTCGTGGCCTCAGACATGGCCATGATCTTCGACCCGTACGGGCTGATCGGTCCTGTCGTCGTCCAAGCGAAAATCTTCGTGCAGAAGCTGTGGCGCATGGAACTGGATTGGGACGCCGCTCTGCCAGAAGATCTGCAGGAGTACTGGCGAGAATACCGCAGAAATCTAGCCGGTCTAGACAGCATGTCGATACCCCGCTGGATTGGCACAGGTGCAGATGACCAGAATGTGCAGCTTCACGGGTTCTGCGACGCTTCAGTCAACGCTTACGGGGCGTGCATCTATATCCGAACCGTTTCGGCCAATGGCGACGTCACCGTCCGCTTGCTGGCCTCGAAATCCCGCATCGCACCGCTCGAGAacctgaagaagaagaagcgtaAGCAGTCGATTCCCCGCCTGGAGCTGGCGTCCGCTCTGCTGCTGGCGCATCTGTACGAGAAGGTGGCCAACGCCATCAACTTCCGAGGCAAAGCGTTCTTCTGGACGGATTCCATGATCGTACGCTGCTGGCTTGCGTCACTGCCATCTAGATGGAACCAGTTCGTGGCCAACCGTGTGTCCGAGATTCAACATCTGACGGAGAGCGGATCTTGGGACCATGTGCCCGGAATAGAGAACCCAGCTGACATCATTTCTCGCGGCATGACGCCGATGCAGCTGCAGTACTCAAAGCTTTGGTTCAGCGGACCCGATTGGCTGAGTCTCGACCACCAGCACTGGCCGCACGCTCAAGTGCCGAACGCAGCAGACTTCGACCACGAAGAACTGGAGGAACACAACGCTGTCGCTGCAGTTGCACATGACGCCGAGCCTTGTAGACTGTTCACAGCGAATTCGTCGTACACCGTGACAATACGGACGACCGCTGTAATCTGCCGCTTCTGTTTCAACAGCCGTGCGGCGAACAAGCACTGTCGCAGAGTTGGTCCGTTGACGGCTGAAGAGCTCGAGGTCGCTTTGAAGAAGCTGGTGCGCCTCGCTCAACGAGAATGCTTCCCGGAAGAGTATGATGCTTTGTCCAGAGATCGCGCGATTCCAAACAACTCCCGCATCGCTGCGCTGAACCCAAGAATCATCGATGGAATCCTGTGCGTCGGCGGCCGGTTGCAGCACGCCGCAGTCTCGGACAATCGGAAGCATCCGTACATTCTCGACCATCGTCATCCGTTCACGAAGCTTATCGTCACACACTATCACGAGGCCATGTTTCACGCTGGACAACAACTGTTGATCTCTGCTGTGCGTGAGCGGTTCTGGCCGATCAACATCCGCAATCTCGTTCGCGAGGTGATCCACAAGTGTGTCGATTGCTTCCGTGTCAAGCCGAAGGTTCTGGACCAGCTCATGGCGGATCTGCCGCCCGAACGAGTCACACCGTGCACACCGTTCGCACGAGTCGGAGTTGACTACTGCGGACCTTTTCAGTTCGCGTACCCGCAGCGCCGAGCTCGCCCAGTGAAGTGCTTCGTTGCCATCTTCGTCTGCCTGGTCACCAAGGCCGTTCACCTAGAACTAGCAGCAGACCTAACGACGCAGGCTTTTCTGGCGGCCCTCAAACGGTTCACTGCCCGGCGTGGCAAACCGAAGCTGGTCATGTGCGACAACGCCAAGAACTTCGTCGGCGCAAGACGTGAGCTGAGCGAACTCGCCAAGCTGTTCATAAGTCAGCAGTTCGAAGAGGAGATTATACGCGAAACAGCGAACGACAACATCGAGTTCAAGTTCATTCCCGCTCGCTCGCCGAACTTCGGCGGCCTCTGGGAGTCCGCGGTGAAGAGCTTCAAGTTGCTGTTCAAACGTACGATCGGGTTGTACACCCTGTTGTATGACGAGTTCCAAACTGTGCTGGTTCAGATCGAAGCGATCCTCAACTCGCGACCGCTCACGCCGCTCAGCAACGACCCCGCAGACTTCGAAGCGCTCACCCCAGGACACTTCCTGATCCAGCGTCCACTCACTGCGATTCCAGAACCAAACCTCGACCACATTCCCGAGAACAGACTGTCGGCCTGGCGAACCGTCCAGCGGTACACGCAGCAGCTCTGGAAAAAGTGGTCCAACCTCTACCTGTCGGACCTGCACAACCGCACGAAGTGGACAAAGCAAAAAGACAACGTTGCTGTCGGAACCATGGTCCTGCTGAAGGACGAGAACCTCCCGCCGTTGAAGTGGCAGCTCGGACGCGTTTCCGATATCCACCCGGGAGCTGACGGCAATATCCGTGTCGTCACGGTGCGCACAAAGGACGGCAGCTATCAGCGTGCGATCTCTAAGATCTGCATCCTGCCGATCCGTGACAACCTTTCTACCGCGCAAGGGGAGAACTAG